Genomic window (Diabrotica undecimpunctata isolate CICGRU chromosome 6, icDiaUnde3, whole genome shotgun sequence):
GAATATTTCAGAGCTGTTAAAGGAAAAAATCAGATTTTATACGATTGACCCAAGTGAGGGTGTTTTAAAAATACCACCTGGACTATCTTATTAAAAGAAAATGACTTCTGAAATAAACAGTTTTCATAACTTTTAAATTAACTGATAAATCGAGCTGAATTTTAAGTTTTTGTTAAGTACTAGAAAATCCCCTTTGGAAGCAATCATAAAGGTGTACGAAAATTATAAACAGTGAAcgtttttgccttattttgctgTTTTGGATcaaaaagttagtttattgatttaAGAATTTACGTCATTTTGAATGCTTTCTATTTCTAAAAGGTTCAaatatatacatttaaaaattgatagatatttttttaacggtacactaaattgttaataattaaaaaacacgccaaaaTTTCTACAGAATTACAATATAGGTTTTCTTACTAGAgatatatattaaagaaaaaactcaAATATCTGGCTTTTAATATATCCTGAACACGATTAAATTTCCTTGGagtaaaatgtaaataaacagtaTTAATTGATATCAGTGATTTATtgcctaaataaataaaaaaaagaatagtaaaaaatgcaaaattataaataaaatttgaaatttttatccAATTTGTCAAAGTAAGAATTTAGAcgagataaataaaaaaaaatgaatgtgcGTACATAATTGCCTTCTGTGGTTAATGCGCGGTCCTAATTATTAAGTATAATCTTTTTAATGAACTTTTACTTCATAACAAAAGCGTTTATATTGTGTACATTCCTACATATATAATTAtagtattttaaaacttttatttttgtttagtgTGTTTTTAATGCCGATTATTTTAACTGAAACAATGTCCATGCAACATTTATAAGTAAACTGTTTATTACTTTCTCTTAATTATAAATTTATCGAAGTAAAATAATTGATTTAGTTAatatttgttttgtatatttaaaCTTTTACAGTGTTATATTTTACATACCTGAAAATAATAACTTAATAAAACATTGTCTTTGTGTTAGCGTTCTTTCTTATTACACTCTCATCGTCGACTAGTTTGTAGCAGTAACATATTGGCATACATCTTCTTCGACAAGCCCACCATCCTCAATTCTgggtttttaataaataaaaagcgTCCAATATTGTCAAACACCTGGTAGGTGGTAATTTCTTCATAGTTGTAGGCAGTTAAACTTGGTCGTAAGTATACAATAAATTTCGACGATAGGAGAGAATTTTTTTAGGAGGTCACACATAGAAAGGTCAGCGAGTGTCAAGATTTTGGTATAAAATCAGAAACAAAGATTCGGAGGATCATCAGTTCGCTTCCGGTCATCACAAGTGCGGTTGTCATCAGTGAAAATGAGAAAAATtgtgttagtgctgttttttgTGATATGTGCTTATGCACAGGACAGTTTTGAAAATACTGGTGTTAAATTAGCGCTGAAAATATACGACGACTGTTCGAAAAGCGATGGATTATCACCATGTTTAAAGAAAAAAGCTATCACTTTTCTCGACCGACTGAGCCGTATGGATAAATTTTCATTAGTTGATGGTGTTACTGTGCAAAAAGCTACTGATGCTCCCGTTGAAGCACCAGCCCTTACCGAGCAGCAACTGGATGAAACTTTACCTAGATCGTCTGATGCCAAAGATGACGCTCTTACCACTATGCTGTTTGAAAAAGTTGGCAATTTCATTGGATCTAGGTCAATCGAAATAGCTCTTCCCAAGATTCAAACATCAGACTTAATTGAAGAAGGTAactaattttttgttaaattaaagaaaattattttctcTTGTTTTAACACTTTGATGTCTTCTATTTTGTTAACCACTATTTTAGTTTTaacctataaaaaaaattagggttttatgtttttcttgtcttAATTTTTTGTCTTATGGGgttattttattgttataggCCGCAAAGGCAGTTTTGGCGGCGGCGGTGGAAACAAAGGT
Coding sequences:
- the LOC140442859 gene encoding uncharacterized protein; this encodes MRKIVLVLFFVICAYAQDSFENTGVKLALKIYDDCSKSDGLSPCLKKKAITFLDRLSRMDKFSLVDGVTVQKATDAPVEAPALTEQQLDETLPRSSDAKDDALTTMLFEKVGNFIGSRSIEIALPKIQTSDLIEEGRKGSFGGGGGNKGGKGGKGGKGGKKGMMGMMMMGIGVKLAAMIPLAIAGLFLLAKKALIISKIALLISGIIAVKKFLAQKQAGGSSGWQSGGSGGGWQSSGGHGGGGGWQASGGGWDKRSYEAASDLAYSAYNPK